A window of the Roseburia sp. 831b genome harbors these coding sequences:
- a CDS encoding nicotinate phosphoribosyltransferase gives MSTLNLTLLTDLYEMTMMQGYFKNQNTDVVVFDAFYRNNPCDGGYAICAGLEQVIDYIENLHFDEDDISYLRSLKIFDEDFLTYLSNFKFSGDIYAVPEGSLIFPREPLVKVVAPIMEAQLVETAILNIVNHQSLIATKAARVCYAAQGDGVMEFGLRRAQGPDSGTYGARAAIIGGCKGTSNVLAGQIFHVPVLGTHAHSWIMSFPDEYTAFKKYAELYPNACILLVDTYDTLKSGIPNAIKVFTEMRESGIPLTYYGIRMDSGDLAYLSKKVRKMLDAAGFPDAVISASNDLDEYLIESLKLQGATITSWGVGTNLITSKDNPAFGGVYKLAAVKAADGTFIPKIKLSENIEKVTNPGNKTFYRIYDKETGKIKADLICLEDETFDTSEDMKLFDPNAPWKKTCLPGGSYTMREMLVPVIKKGKTVYTSPSVMEIQAICNKEKETIWDETKRFVNPQEIYVDLSQKLYDMKTELLNKMSSH, from the coding sequence ATGAGTACATTAAATTTAACATTACTGACTGATCTTTACGAAATGACCATGATGCAGGGTTATTTCAAGAATCAAAATACAGATGTAGTTGTATTTGATGCTTTTTACCGCAATAATCCATGTGATGGCGGTTATGCAATCTGTGCCGGTCTTGAGCAGGTCATTGATTACATTGAGAACCTCCATTTTGATGAGGATGACATTTCTTATTTAAGAAGCTTAAAAATCTTCGATGAAGACTTTTTAACATATTTAAGCAACTTTAAATTCTCCGGTGATATCTATGCTGTGCCGGAGGGAAGCCTGATTTTTCCAAGAGAACCTCTTGTAAAAGTAGTCGCACCTATCATGGAAGCACAGCTTGTGGAAACTGCAATCTTAAATATTGTAAACCATCAGTCCCTGATTGCCACCAAGGCAGCCCGTGTCTGTTACGCCGCCCAGGGAGATGGGGTCATGGAATTTGGTCTTCGCCGTGCGCAAGGACCTGACTCTGGAACGTATGGCGCAAGAGCAGCTATCATCGGCGGTTGTAAGGGAACTTCCAACGTGCTTGCCGGTCAGATTTTCCATGTTCCGGTTCTTGGCACACATGCCCACAGCTGGATTATGAGTTTTCCGGATGAATACACAGCGTTCAAGAAATACGCAGAGCTTTATCCGAATGCCTGTATCCTTCTTGTCGACACCTATGACACCTTAAAATCCGGTATTCCAAACGCCATCAAAGTCTTTACCGAGATGCGGGAATCTGGAATTCCACTTACCTATTATGGAATTCGTATGGACAGCGGTGACCTTGCTTACCTTTCCAAAAAAGTCCGTAAAATGCTAGACGCAGCTGGTTTTCCTGACGCTGTCATCTCTGCCTCAAACGACCTGGACGAATACCTGATTGAAAGTCTGAAATTACAGGGTGCAACCATCACTTCCTGGGGCGTTGGAACAAACTTAATCACCTCCAAGGACAACCCTGCTTTTGGCGGTGTCTACAAACTTGCCGCTGTGAAAGCAGCAGATGGAACTTTCATTCCAAAAATCAAGCTTTCCGAGAATATTGAGAAAGTGACAAACCCTGGAAACAAGACCTTCTATCGTATTTACGACAAGGAAACTGGCAAAATCAAAGCAGATCTTATCTGTCTGGAGGACGAGACTTTTGACACCTCCGAGGATATGAAGTTATTCGACCCTAACGCTCCTTGGAAAAAGACCTGCCTGCCTGGCGGAAGTTACACCATGCGTGAGATGCTTGTTCCGGTAATCAAAAAAGGAAAAACCGTCTACACTTCTCCAAGTGTCATGGAGATTCAGGCAATCTGTAACAAGGAAAAAGAAACCATCTGGGATGAGACAAAACGTTTTGTCAATCCACAGGAAATCTATGTGGACCTCTCCCAGAAATTATATGATATGAAAACAGAACTTTTGAATAAAATGAGCAGTCACTAA
- a CDS encoding DUF4190 domain-containing protein translates to MDQQFYNQQPNMQMNQMQQGGQKKKGDGVGFGVASMVLGILSLLFFCTGCNLLFIILAVIFGIIQLVKNEQKGFAITGLVTSGISLVLFMILIISVFASTGSLDYYDYYRDYYDGSGDYDDYDNNYDYDYNDGDDGYDYDYNDGIDYDNGEDGCYSDTPEHNGITEMGYQIEDAAE, encoded by the coding sequence ATGGATCAACAGTTTTACAATCAGCAGCCCAATATGCAGATGAATCAGATGCAGCAGGGCGGACAAAAGAAAAAAGGGGATGGAGTCGGATTTGGGGTTGCTTCCATGGTACTTGGAATCCTTTCACTTCTTTTTTTCTGTACAGGATGCAATCTTTTATTTATCATTCTGGCGGTAATTTTTGGTATTATCCAGCTGGTAAAGAATGAGCAAAAGGGGTTTGCAATCACCGGGCTTGTTACATCCGGAATTTCACTGGTTTTATTTATGATTTTGATTATTTCTGTATTTGCAAGTACCGGAAGTCTGGATTATTACGATTATTACCGTGATTATTATGATGGAAGCGGAGACTATGATGATTACGATAATAATTATGACTATGATTATAATGATGGTGATGATGGCTATGATTATGACTATAATGATGGTATCGATTATGATAATGGTGAAGATGGCTGTTATTCAGACACACCGGAGCATAATGGCATCACAGAAATGGGATATCAGATAGAGGATGCAGCAGAATAA
- a CDS encoding ABC transporter ATP-binding protein, protein MQDTTMEELVKVEDLCKTFQLSKKQQKIEKTNAKKKVAVDYLSFGTYRGEVFGLLGPNGAGKTTTLRMMSTLIKPDSGDVIIDGISVVKDADSVRRKIGFLTSELKLEEFFTPNYLFDFFSELHGVPSEVREQRKKKMFGRFGIDRFAEVKVSQLSTGMKQKVSLVISLVHDPEIIIFDEPTNGLDVITAKVVTDFLLELKEEGKTIIVSTHIFSLIEKICDRVGIIINGKMIVCDTVKNLTAEKSLEDKFFDIYLETVGDEA, encoded by the coding sequence ATGCAAGATACGACAATGGAAGAGTTAGTCAAGGTAGAAGACCTTTGCAAGACATTCCAGTTATCCAAAAAGCAGCAGAAGATTGAAAAGACAAACGCAAAAAAGAAGGTGGCAGTTGATTACCTAAGTTTTGGCACTTATCGGGGAGAAGTGTTTGGGCTGCTCGGACCAAACGGTGCCGGAAAGACAACAACACTTCGCATGATGTCGACATTAATCAAGCCGGATTCCGGTGATGTAATCATTGATGGAATCAGTGTGGTAAAGGATGCGGACAGTGTCAGAAGAAAAATAGGATTTCTGACAAGTGAATTGAAATTAGAAGAATTTTTTACACCAAATTATCTGTTCGATTTCTTTTCAGAATTACATGGGGTACCATCAGAGGTACGAGAGCAGCGGAAAAAGAAAATGTTCGGGCGTTTTGGAATCGACCGTTTTGCAGAGGTAAAAGTCTCACAGCTTTCCACCGGAATGAAACAGAAGGTTTCGCTTGTGATTTCTTTGGTTCACGACCCGGAGATTATTATTTTCGATGAACCGACCAATGGACTCGATGTTATCACGGCGAAGGTTGTGACCGATTTTCTGTTGGAACTGAAGGAGGAAGGAAAAACCATCATTGTTTCCACCCACATTTTCAGCCTCATTGAGAAAATTTGTGACCGCGTCGGTATCATCATCAATGGAAAAATGATTGTGTGTGATACGGTAAAGAATCTTACAGCAGAGAAATCATTAGAGGATAAATTTTTCGATATTTATCTGGAAACAGTGGGGGATGAGGCATGA
- a CDS encoding ABC transporter permease: MSKNIITIIKKEFARFFGDKRMVFTTVLMPGLLIYVLYSFMGNGLASQFETDEDYVHQIHTVNLPDSLESFSMMDNVNLIAEKESAIDEVKQEIADKDTDTLVVFPEDFDEQVAAYDSLTATSPAPNVEVYYNSTSTESSAAYQLVSYALDSYESALANKFDVNAATDDSYDLASKEDSTAQFFAMMLPMLMTMFLFSGCMAIAPESIAGEKERGTIATLLVTPIKRSELAIGKIISLSAIGLLSGLSSFVGTMLSLPKLMGDTSDLMDAGVYGVTEYVQLLIVILTTVLVIIGLISIISGFANSVKEAGTAATPLMIVVMLIGVTSMLSGGAPKEFYWYLIPIYNSVQSMNAIFSFTASGVNLAVTAVSNLVYTLLMVVVLTKIFDSEKIMYH; encoded by the coding sequence ATGAGTAAAAATATTATCACAATCATAAAAAAAGAATTTGCGCGTTTCTTTGGAGATAAGCGAATGGTATTTACCACCGTGCTTATGCCGGGGTTATTAATCTATGTGTTATATTCCTTTATGGGAAATGGACTTGCAAGCCAGTTTGAAACGGATGAGGATTACGTACACCAGATTCACACCGTGAATTTACCGGATTCCCTTGAAAGCTTTTCCATGATGGACAATGTCAATCTGATTGCAGAAAAAGAAAGTGCCATAGACGAGGTAAAACAGGAGATTGCAGACAAGGATACAGATACACTCGTTGTTTTCCCGGAAGATTTTGATGAGCAGGTTGCAGCTTACGATTCTTTGACGGCAACAAGTCCTGCACCTAACGTAGAAGTCTATTATAATTCGACCTCAACAGAGTCAAGTGCAGCATATCAGCTGGTATCGTATGCATTAGACAGCTACGAATCTGCATTGGCAAACAAGTTTGATGTCAACGCAGCCACGGATGATTCGTATGACCTTGCAAGTAAAGAGGATTCGACTGCACAATTTTTTGCAATGATGCTTCCGATGTTAATGACTATGTTTCTGTTCAGCGGATGTATGGCAATTGCACCGGAATCCATTGCGGGTGAAAAAGAGCGTGGAACCATTGCAACACTTCTTGTCACACCAATCAAAAGAAGCGAGCTTGCCATTGGTAAAATTATAAGTTTAAGTGCGATAGGTCTTTTGAGTGGGCTGTCAAGCTTTGTTGGAACGATGTTGTCGCTTCCAAAGCTGATGGGGGATACCTCCGACCTGATGGATGCAGGTGTGTATGGCGTGACAGAGTATGTGCAGCTTTTAATTGTAATTCTAACTACGGTTTTAGTTATAATTGGACTGATATCCATCATCTCAGGTTTTGCGAACAGCGTAAAAGAGGCGGGAACGGCAGCAACACCACTTATGATTGTGGTAATGTTAATCGGTGTCACATCTATGCTCAGCGGCGGAGCACCAAAAGAATTTTATTGGTATCTGATTCCAATCTATAACAGTGTGCAGAGTATGAATGCAATCTTTTCATTCACAGCATCCGGTGTGAACCTTGCGGTGACAGCTGTTTCAAACCTGGTATATACCCTGCTTATGGTTGTTGTCCTTACGAAAATTTTTGACAGCGAAAAGATTATGTATCACTAA
- a CDS encoding ferritin-like domain-containing protein, whose amino-acid sequence MVLSEKERTAIEDLQTQEKCCVEKYGKYASQAKDPELKALFETLQGKEREHFQSLEKVLTGTVPECDCNDTSGRDYQPKAAYAAIGESEEKKHDAFLVTDCIATEKLVSGEYNTDVFIFGQSALRKLLADIQIEEQNHAEMLYKYKTANGMS is encoded by the coding sequence ATGGTATTAAGTGAAAAAGAACGCACTGCAATCGAGGATTTGCAGACACAGGAAAAATGTTGTGTGGAAAAATACGGAAAGTACGCCAGCCAGGCGAAAGATCCGGAGCTAAAGGCTTTGTTTGAGACATTGCAGGGCAAAGAGAGAGAACATTTCCAGTCCTTAGAAAAAGTATTGACTGGAACAGTGCCTGAATGTGACTGCAACGATACGTCTGGCCGTGACTACCAGCCAAAGGCAGCCTATGCAGCAATCGGAGAATCCGAAGAAAAAAAGCACGATGCTTTTCTGGTGACAGACTGTATCGCAACAGAAAAATTAGTGTCCGGTGAATACAATACGGATGTCTTTATCTTTGGTCAGAGCGCCCTTCGCAAGTTGTTGGCGGATATTCAGATTGAAGAACAAAATCATGCGGAAATGTTATACAAATACAAGACCGCAAATGGCATGTCATAA
- a CDS encoding YoaK family protein, giving the protein MKHTKQMSESIRLGIILAMSGGFMDAYSYIERDHVFANAQTGNILLFGVHLSQGEFKLALSYFFPVFAFMLGIALAEYVRSKNIEILHWRQLSVLIEAVILLGVSFFPLTLNLPANALTSFACGIQVESFRKIRGNGIATTMCIGNMRTATQNMFHFFHKKDREYLKKALLYYGIICCFVIGAILGNIFCQHFQEKAILCCSVLLFVAFIFMFVDYERAAASVDTK; this is encoded by the coding sequence ATGAAACACACAAAACAGATGTCAGAATCAATAAGACTTGGAATCATCCTTGCAATGTCAGGCGGTTTTATGGATGCGTATTCCTACATAGAAAGAGATCATGTATTTGCCAACGCACAGACCGGTAATATTTTATTGTTTGGCGTACATTTATCACAGGGAGAGTTTAAACTGGCACTTAGCTATTTCTTCCCGGTATTTGCCTTTATGCTTGGAATTGCACTCGCCGAATATGTGCGTTCAAAGAATATCGAAATCCTGCATTGGAGACAGTTGTCGGTTTTGATTGAGGCTGTCATTTTATTAGGAGTCAGCTTTTTCCCGCTTACGCTGAATCTTCCGGCAAATGCATTAACTTCTTTTGCCTGTGGAATCCAGGTGGAAAGCTTCCGGAAAATCAGGGGAAACGGTATTGCAACTACAATGTGCATTGGAAATATGAGAACAGCAACACAGAATATGTTCCATTTTTTTCATAAAAAAGACAGAGAGTACTTGAAAAAAGCATTGCTGTATTATGGCATCATCTGCTGTTTCGTAATCGGCGCCATCCTCGGCAACATCTTCTGTCAGCATTTTCAGGAAAAGGCAATTTTATGCTGTTCCGTGTTACTTTTTGTGGCATTTATTTTTATGTTTGTGGATTATGAAAGAGCCGCTGCCTCTGTTGACACGAAATAG
- a CDS encoding DUF4176 domain-containing protein has translation MTEKVDFLPLGSIVVVSGGIKKYVIVARALKVKINGKEQFFDYAACAYPEGMVGDRLMYFQHSDVSKVVFEGFSDDDEKMMCANIQKAMEMLEIERADVRQLKQNMGN, from the coding sequence ATGACAGAGAAAGTTGATTTTTTACCATTGGGAAGTATCGTAGTTGTAAGTGGAGGTATTAAAAAGTATGTAATTGTTGCGAGAGCTCTGAAAGTAAAGATAAATGGAAAAGAGCAATTTTTTGACTATGCAGCATGTGCATACCCAGAGGGAATGGTGGGGGATAGACTAATGTATTTCCAGCATTCCGATGTTAGTAAGGTGGTTTTTGAGGGATTTTCAGATGATGATGAGAAAATGATGTGTGCCAATATCCAGAAGGCAATGGAGATGTTGGAGATTGAGCGTGCGGATGTCAGACAGTTGAAGCAGAATATGGGGAACTAA
- a CDS encoding DUF5082 domain-containing protein codes for MAKKYDRNKYQNLKNQKASNEQQQEVCQSEINEIDAKIDRLRDAYNTLDDAKEAIDDINKNQKNMISSDIYQSLWTGSRAQYFYDLCESGNLYTSYDGYVSNIDDAEDAINWEINALNERKNEKYGILSGLVNAWDDLCTRIRNFFN; via the coding sequence ATGGCTAAAAAGTATGACAGAAACAAATATCAAAATTTAAAGAATCAGAAGGCAAGTAATGAACAGCAGCAGGAAGTATGTCAATCGGAAATCAATGAGATTGATGCGAAAATTGACAGATTGCGGGATGCATATAATACGTTAGATGATGCAAAAGAAGCCATTGATGATATCAACAAAAATCAGAAGAATATGATAAGTTCAGATATTTATCAAAGTTTATGGACTGGCAGCAGGGCACAGTATTTCTATGATTTATGTGAGAGTGGGAATCTTTACACAAGTTATGATGGATATGTTTCGAATATCGATGATGCAGAGGATGCAATCAACTGGGAAATAAACGCATTAAACGAGAGAAAGAATGAAAAATATGGTATCTTATCTGGCCTGGTCAATGCATGGGATGATTTATGTACAAGAATCCGTAATTTCTTTAATTAG
- a CDS encoding T7SS effector LXG polymorphic toxin: protein MEGFQINYTDIYDLFWEYKTNLENLMNKIDTCENCINFFIKNAVFTGETGDAVKSYLTDVHITMLSSIRVTAQNLLDNMTLYKAGYYDIDNSTNFKLSEEAIRAFRTKLSTNYSDTESYTGKIQGAVSGISDISGVGTPSTNGVLELHEQLDQELLNLITEVQNHESSTVTALENSVELLLSSLNTCIAKIGLNTAAIASYESNSFYTDKDVYALANISELFYQQHEDNKDVYDAICEAEQNLKDAAEERETQGVWKTVGGVVLVGVGVACIIATAGAASPIVAAVGVAVGTGTTIFGAADSAEGAQDIYYGSIGDIDSTAVNDLKDVVFQGNEEAYYLTESVFAFAASAMIPIGQAASAGNLTFRSGATIVAKEGIATAAGAGAQKYTTDLTGNQTAGMIAGMAASMATAKGLNGIEAGAKKLAKPKLGDVGADGGAVLNDADVGSAVKSGTETIKFNEVKTFTAEETNQWFIDNVKPDYKPPYKPGTLVKEIELTENTTFVRVYDNMPDGSGMYGSWVMKADDIKGLTPLEIQNKFALPNTPKYVCDVELEAGTHIRVGEVNPLDGWGNGGGTQYDLIGQRIGDFKNERLLEGN, encoded by the coding sequence ATGGAAGGGTTTCAAATTAATTATACAGATATCTATGATTTGTTCTGGGAGTACAAGACAAATTTAGAGAATCTGATGAATAAAATTGATACTTGTGAGAACTGCATCAATTTTTTTATAAAAAATGCAGTGTTTACCGGAGAAACAGGAGATGCAGTAAAAAGTTATCTGACAGATGTACATATTACAATGCTTTCAAGTATAAGAGTCACAGCGCAGAACCTGCTTGACAACATGACATTATACAAAGCCGGGTATTATGATATTGATAATTCTACAAATTTTAAACTTAGCGAGGAGGCAATCCGTGCATTTCGGACAAAACTAAGCACTAATTATTCGGATACGGAGTCTTATACCGGGAAAATACAGGGAGCAGTTTCTGGCATTTCGGATATATCGGGTGTTGGTACACCAAGTACGAATGGTGTCTTAGAACTACATGAGCAGTTGGATCAGGAATTATTAAATCTTATCACAGAAGTTCAGAACCATGAGAGCAGTACCGTGACAGCACTGGAGAATTCCGTGGAATTGTTACTATCGAGTCTGAATACCTGTATTGCAAAAATCGGATTGAACACAGCTGCAATTGCAAGTTATGAAAGCAACAGTTTTTATACAGATAAGGACGTGTATGCACTTGCCAATATCAGTGAACTGTTTTATCAGCAGCATGAAGACAATAAAGATGTATATGATGCAATCTGTGAAGCGGAACAGAACCTAAAGGATGCAGCAGAAGAACGTGAGACGCAGGGAGTGTGGAAGACCGTTGGCGGAGTCGTATTGGTTGGTGTTGGGGTGGCATGTATTATTGCAACTGCAGGTGCAGCGTCGCCCATTGTTGCAGCGGTTGGAGTGGCTGTGGGAACCGGAACGACTATTTTTGGAGCAGCAGATTCTGCGGAAGGTGCCCAGGATATTTATTATGGAAGCATCGGAGATATTGACAGTACCGCAGTAAATGACTTAAAAGATGTGGTATTCCAGGGAAATGAGGAAGCATATTATCTGACAGAAAGTGTCTTTGCATTTGCAGCATCCGCAATGATTCCAATCGGTCAGGCGGCCTCAGCAGGAAACCTGACATTCCGGAGTGGAGCAACAATCGTTGCAAAAGAAGGAATCGCGACAGCAGCAGGTGCAGGAGCCCAGAAGTATACGACAGATTTAACCGGAAACCAGACCGCAGGAATGATAGCAGGTATGGCAGCAAGTATGGCAACTGCGAAAGGATTGAATGGAATTGAAGCAGGGGCGAAGAAACTGGCGAAACCGAAGCTTGGAGATGTGGGAGCTGACGGTGGCGCAGTGTTAAATGATGCGGATGTGGGTTCGGCTGTAAAGAGTGGTACAGAAACAATAAAATTTAACGAAGTTAAGACATTTACAGCAGAAGAAACTAATCAATGGTTTATTGATAATGTCAAGCCTGATTATAAGCCACCATATAAACCAGGAACTTTAGTGAAGGAAATTGAACTTACTGAAAATACTACTTTTGTTAGAGTATATGATAATATGCCAGATGGATCGGGTATGTATGGAAGTTGGGTAATGAAAGCAGATGATATTAAAGGACTAACACCCTTAGAGATACAAAATAAGTTTGCTTTACCTAATACCCCTAAATATGTATGCGATGTGGAATTGGAGGCTGGAACTCACATAAGAGTAGGCGAGGTCAATCCTTTAGATGGATGGGGGAATGGTGGTGGAACACAATATGATTTAATTGGGCAAAGAATTGGTGATTTTAAGAATGAGAGGCTTTTGGAGGGTAATTAA
- a CDS encoding GH-E family nuclease, translating to MEGFQINYTDIYDLFWEYKTNLENLMNKIDTCENCINFFIKNAVFTGETGDAVRSYLTDVHITMLSSIRVTAQNLLDNMTLYKAGYYDIDNSTNFKLSEEAIRAFRTKLSTNYSDTESYTGKIQGAVSGISDISGVGTPSTNGVLELHEQLDQELLNLITEVQNHESSTVTALENSVELLLSSLNTCIAKIGLNTAAIASYESNSFYTDKDVYALANISELFYQQHEDNKDVYDAICEAEQNLKDAAEERETQGVWKTVGGVVLVGVGVACIIATAGAASPIVAAVGVAVGTGTTIFGAADSAEGAQDIYYGSIGDIDSTAVNDLKDVVFQGNEEAYYLTESVFAFAASAMIPIGQAASAGNLTFRSGATIVAKEGIATAAGAGAQKYTTDLTGNQTAGMIAGMAASMATAQGLNGIEAGAKRLAKPKLGDVGADGGAVLNDADVGSAVKSGSKANTKPYTNSRPSFRKGVVEEVWENAKGPDGLVRDPNTGEVINWTSGESRKGVWDMGHIPEAKYSEMHEAYMNGELTTKEFVDWYNDPANYRPELPSNNRSHKYE from the coding sequence ATGGAAGGGTTTCAAATTAATTATACAGATATCTATGATTTGTTCTGGGAATACAAGACAAATTTAGAGAATCTGATGAATAAAATTGATACTTGTGAGAACTGCATTAATTTTTTTATAAAAAATGCAGTGTTTACCGGAGAAACAGGAGATGCAGTAAGAAGTTATCTGACCGATGTACATATCACAATGCTTTCAAGTATAAGAGTCACAGCGCAGAACCTGCTTGACAACATGACATTATACAAAGCCGGGTATTATGATATCGACAATTCTACAAATTTTAAACTTAGCGAGGAGGCAATCCGTGCATTTCGGACAAAACTAAGCACTAATTATTCGGATACGGAGTCTTATACCGGGAAAATACAGGGAGCAGTTTCTGGCATTTCGGATATATCGGGTGTTGGTACACCAAGTACGAATGGTGTCTTAGAACTACATGAGCAGTTGGATCAGGAATTATTAAATCTTATCACAGAAGTTCAGAACCATGAGAGCAGTACCGTGACAGCACTGGAGAATTCCGTGGAATTGTTACTATCGAGTCTGAATACCTGTATTGCAAAAATCGGATTGAACACAGCTGCAATTGCAAGTTATGAAAGCAACAGTTTTTATACAGATAAGGACGTGTATGCACTTGCCAATATCAGTGAACTGTTTTATCAGCAGCATGAAGACAATAAAGATGTATATGATGCAATCTGTGAAGCGGAACAGAACCTAAAGGATGCAGCAGAAGAACGTGAGACGCAGGGAGTGTGGAAGACCGTTGGCGGAGTCGTATTGGTTGGTGTTGGGGTGGCATGTATTATTGCAACTGCAGGTGCAGCGTCGCCCATTGTTGCAGCGGTTGGAGTGGCTGTGGGAACCGGAACGACTATTTTTGGAGCAGCAGATTCTGCGGAAGGTGCCCAGGATATTTATTATGGAAGCATCGGAGATATTGACAGTACCGCAGTAAATGATTTAAAAGATGTGGTATTCCAGGGAAATGAGGAAGCATATTATCTGACAGAAAGTGTCTTTGCATTTGCAGCATCCGCAATGATTCCAATCGGTCAGGCGGCTTCGGCAGGAAATCTGACATTCAGGAGTGGAGCAACAATCGTTGCAAAAGAAGGAATTGCGACAGCAGCAGGTGCAGGAGCCCAGAAGTATACGACAGACCTAACCGGAAACCAGACCGCAGGAATGATAGCAGGTATGGCAGCAAGTATGGCAACTGCGCAAGGACTGAATGGAATTGAAGCAGGAGCGAAGAGACTGGCGAAACCGAAGCTTGGGGATGTGGGAGCTGACGGTGGCGCAGTGTTAAATGATGCGGATGTGGGTTCGGCTGTAAAGAGTGGTAGTAAAGCTAATACAAAACCATATACTAACAGTAGACCTTCATTTAGAAAAGGTGTTGTGGAGGAAGTATGGGAGAATGCTAAAGGCCCTGATGGATTGGTTAGAGATCCAAATACTGGTGAGGTTATTAATTGGACATCAGGAGAATCTAGAAAAGGGGTATGGGATATGGGACACATTCCAGAAGCAAAATATTCAGAAATGCATGAAGCATATATGAATGGGGAATTGACAACAAAAGAATTTGTGGATTGGTATAATGATCCTGCCAACTATAGACCAGAATTGCCAAGTAATAATCGTAGTCATAAGTATGAATAA
- a CDS encoding ankyrin repeat domain-containing protein, which produces MDISLVAKMKKYDEFISCYNEGDEKKVYKGKSLLFYSLSNNDTESRYLITEFLLNKGAEANVTNEYGENLLHILLSRTNHNIKQTAELCKKLIDKGVNINQLDEKERVPLQYLINLKYTDEELEPLYQIWFAQNSILINHKNAWGKTPLEIAEQMPYRASLLERMKKYE; this is translated from the coding sequence ATGGATATAAGTTTAGTAGCAAAAATGAAAAAGTATGATGAGTTTATTTCCTGCTATAATGAAGGTGATGAGAAGAAAGTATATAAAGGTAAATCATTATTATTTTATTCATTATCCAATAATGATACAGAAAGCCGTTATTTAATAACAGAATTTTTACTTAATAAAGGTGCTGAAGCTAATGTGACAAATGAGTATGGTGAAAATCTATTGCATATTCTACTGTCAAGAACAAATCACAATATAAAACAGACAGCAGAGTTGTGCAAAAAATTAATTGATAAGGGAGTAAACATTAATCAATTAGATGAAAAGGAAAGAGTGCCCCTACAGTATTTGATTAACCTAAAATATACAGATGAGGAACTTGAACCATTATATCAAATCTGGTTTGCACAGAACAGTATTTTGATTAATCACAAGAATGCATGGGGAAAAACACCATTGGAAATTGCTGAGCAAATGCCGTATAGGGCAAGTTTGTTGGAAAGGATGAAAAAGTATGAATAA
- a CDS encoding DUF2185 domain-containing protein: protein MNKVVTFIPDAGGSIISKNILSHKGKLRWCVREESVNDVDNGWRFFSDIDTEEYLSKADNMCICDFNTVANIEPAIIAIYNCKVGTDIELVEENGKKFFLDSNTGKIFKL, encoded by the coding sequence ATGAATAAAGTAGTCACTTTTATACCCGATGCTGGTGGAAGTATCATTTCAAAAAATATATTGAGCCATAAGGGAAAGTTGAGATGGTGTGTTAGAGAAGAATCTGTAAATGATGTCGATAATGGTTGGAGATTTTTTTCTGATATTGACACAGAGGAGTATTTGAGTAAAGCAGATAATATGTGTATATGTGATTTTAATACTGTTGCCAATATTGAACCAGCAATCATTGCAATATATAATTGCAAAGTTGGAACGGATATAGAATTAGTAGAAGAGAATGGAAAGAAATTCTTTTTAGATAGTAATACTGGGAAAATATTCAAATTATAG